A genomic segment from Candidatus Cloacimonadota bacterium encodes:
- a CDS encoding HEPN domain-containing protein, which translates to MKEKIEKLIERADKSLNSSKLLLENNDFDSSVSRSYYAMFYSAEAVLLTKDLKFSSHKSVISLFGQYFVKTGIFPSALGQKHKYCL; encoded by the coding sequence ATGAAAGAAAAGATAGAGAAATTAATTGAGAGAGCAGACAAATCTCTAAATTCTTCAAAATTACTTTTAGAAAATAATGATTTTGATTCTTCTGTTTCCCGTTCATATTATGCTATGTTTTATTCTGCTGAAGCTGTGCTTTTAACCAAAGATCTAAAGTTTTCTTCTCATAAAAGTGTTATATCTCTGTTTGGTCAATATTTTGTCAAAACAGGAATTTTCCCTTCTGCCCTTGGGCAAAAACATAAATATTGTTTATGA
- the trpS gene encoding tryptophan--tRNA ligase produces the protein MKSKMLKQSKSPDQSRKRIFSGIQPSGRLHIGNYLGAIKNWIPLQNEYQCVWGIVDYHAITVPYEPKELEERVIDCAASYIAAGLDPQKSILMLQSQVKEHTELAWILNTITPIPWLERVPTFKDKAKQFTTSLNMGLLDYPALMTADIILYKADAVPVGEDQLPHLELTREIVRRFNNTFGQTFPEPKAITSSGALIKGLDGNSKMGKSLENCIYLDETSEEIWKKLSTAVTDPQRIRRNDPGNPEVCNIFSLHKLVSTKEQINYVNNGCKTADIGCLDCKKILSNNIAAELAPIRENLIKLKNNRDYLKDVLNEGIRKSKEITAQTMSEVYDKIGTNYKFLK, from the coding sequence ATGAAGTCAAAAATGCTGAAACAAAGTAAAAGTCCTGATCAATCGAGAAAAAGAATATTTAGTGGAATACAGCCGAGTGGAAGATTGCATATTGGAAATTATCTTGGAGCAATAAAAAATTGGATTCCTCTTCAAAATGAATATCAATGCGTTTGGGGAATTGTTGACTACCATGCTATAACTGTTCCCTATGAGCCTAAAGAGTTAGAGGAAAGAGTAATTGATTGTGCTGCCAGTTATATTGCAGCAGGACTTGATCCTCAAAAAAGCATCTTAATGCTTCAATCTCAGGTTAAAGAACACACAGAGCTCGCCTGGATATTAAATACAATTACTCCAATTCCCTGGCTGGAAAGAGTCCCAACCTTTAAAGATAAAGCTAAACAATTTACCACAAGCTTAAATATGGGTCTCCTTGATTATCCGGCTCTTATGACAGCTGATATTATTTTATACAAAGCAGATGCGGTGCCAGTGGGTGAAGACCAACTACCACATCTGGAGCTGACAAGAGAGATTGTCCGAAGATTTAACAATACTTTCGGGCAAACTTTCCCGGAACCGAAAGCAATCACCAGTTCAGGTGCTCTTATAAAAGGTTTGGATGGAAATAGTAAGATGGGTAAATCTCTGGAAAACTGTATCTATCTTGATGAAACATCTGAAGAAATCTGGAAAAAATTATCAACTGCTGTAACTGACCCACAAAGAATTCGTAGGAATGACCCGGGCAATCCAGAAGTATGTAATATTTTTTCTCTACATAAGTTAGTCTCTACAAAAGAGCAAATAAATTATGTTAATAATGGGTGTAAAACCGCTGATATTGGTTGCCTGGATTGTAAAAAAATCCTATCAAACAATATTGCTGCTGAGTTGGCACCAATTAGAGAAAATCTTATTAAACTAAAAAATAATAGAGATTATTTAAAAGATGTGCTGAATGAAGGAATAAGAAAAAGTAAAGAAATCACCGCACAAACAATGTCTGAAGTTTATGATAAGATTGGAACAAATTACAAATTCCTAAAATAA
- a CDS encoding endonuclease/exonuclease/phosphatase family protein: MKKLLMFGLMSLLFFFNIYGNSADSTFVTLDNLFFGSDSTFEVMTWNLQNFPKNKETTVDYVAKVIYYLDVDIVGFQEIQSDSSFTVLIEKLNQIDSVNVWDGYRANTDEWEMNLAYLYKKVDDIAVGKIYEIYTDDQYAFPRHPLVMELLYEKTPILIINNHLKAMGGEKNEARRRDANKKLKRFVDENHSNSEVIILGDLNDNIAEPEKQNVFWNFIGDSDNYTFADMEIAADTTSDWSYPYWPSHLDHILITNELFDELENEGSTIKTITIDKYLEGNWDAYYKNISDHRPVAIKLRFAE, encoded by the coding sequence ATGAAAAAATTATTAATGTTTGGATTAATGAGTTTATTATTTTTCTTCAATATTTATGGCAATTCAGCAGACTCCACATTTGTAACACTTGATAATCTATTTTTCGGTTCAGATTCCACTTTTGAAGTTATGACATGGAACCTACAAAATTTTCCAAAGAATAAAGAGACTACTGTTGATTATGTTGCTAAGGTTATTTATTATCTTGATGTAGATATAGTTGGTTTTCAGGAAATCCAAAGTGATTCTTCATTTACTGTTTTGATAGAAAAATTAAATCAGATTGATTCTGTGAATGTATGGGATGGCTATCGTGCAAATACTGATGAATGGGAAATGAATCTTGCTTATTTGTATAAAAAAGTTGATGATATTGCTGTAGGAAAAATTTATGAGATTTATACAGATGACCAATACGCATTTCCCCGACATCCGTTAGTAATGGAATTGCTATATGAAAAAACGCCAATTTTAATAATCAACAATCATCTGAAAGCAATGGGCGGAGAGAAGAACGAAGCAAGAAGAAGAGATGCTAATAAAAAATTAAAGAGATTTGTAGATGAGAATCACTCCAATTCTGAGGTAATAATTCTTGGTGATTTGAATGATAATATTGCTGAACCAGAAAAGCAGAATGTATTCTGGAATTTTATTGGAGATTCAGATAATTATACTTTTGCAGATATGGAAATTGCTGCAGATACTACTTCTGATTGGTCATATCCATATTGGCCCAGTCATTTAGACCATATACTTATTACTAATGAACTTTTTGATGAATTGGAGAATGAAGGTTCAACAATAAAAACAATCACCATTGATAAGTATTTAGAAGGCAATTGGGATGCTTATTACAAGAATATCTCAGACCATCGTCCGGTTGCCATAAAACTTAGATTTGCTGAATAA
- the secG gene encoding preprotein translocase subunit SecG, protein MYTLLLIIHVLVCISLIISVLLQSSKGGGLGGAFGGGSSDTLFGGQEASSFLKKATKVLGVTFMVVTILLALTTRPQKKGKGGGEVSKELQKAIDESSQKEEPTPLPEGFEVLPEPTEE, encoded by the coding sequence ATGTATACTCTTTTACTTATAATTCATGTTTTGGTTTGTATTAGTTTAATAATTTCTGTGCTTTTGCAATCAAGCAAAGGTGGAGGTCTGGGCGGTGCATTTGGTGGAGGAAGCAGTGATACTCTATTCGGGGGTCAAGAAGCATCGTCATTTCTTAAAAAAGCCACAAAAGTTTTAGGTGTAACTTTTATGGTTGTAACAATTCTTCTTGCTTTAACTACCAGACCGCAAAAGAAAGGTAAAGGAGGTGGAGAGGTTTCTAAAGAACTTCAAAAAGCAATAGACGAATCTTCCCAAAAAGAAGAGCCCACTCCATTACCTGAAGGTTTTGAAGTTTTACCTGAACCTACTGAAGAATAA
- a CDS encoding nucleotidyltransferase domain-containing protein, whose protein sequence is MINKKNKSIRFNIKKVLNNIKITLTNYYGNKLKAIILYGSFARDEANSDSDLDIAIVFKGNIDKIAELERIHNLIYDIGCNSGELISVYPITEKELEDLEWPLNYNISLQGITI, encoded by the coding sequence ATGATAAATAAAAAAAATAAAAGCATAAGATTCAATATAAAAAAAGTCTTAAATAATATCAAAATAACTCTTACAAATTATTATGGTAATAAATTGAAAGCTATAATTTTATATGGTTCCTTTGCAAGAGATGAAGCAAACTCTGATTCAGATTTAGATATTGCCATTGTATTTAAAGGAAATATAGATAAAATTGCAGAACTAGAGCGTATTCATAACCTTATTTATGATATTGGATGCAATTCTGGCGAATTAATTTCAGTTTATCCAATTACTGAAAAAGAATTAGAAGATTTAGAATGGCCGTTAAATTATAATATAAGTTTACAAGGAATTACAATATGA
- a CDS encoding nucleotidyltransferase family protein, with translation MDIEGIVLAAGFSKRAGIFKMELMIDNKTMIEHSIQGMYDICSRIIVVGGYKIEIIKEILKKYPKVDIIFNRNYKKGMFSSVKTGIQHIKSDKFFLLPGDVPFVKEAVYKKMLSIQGDIVIPSYKGRKGHPVLIKSYLINEILAEPKNSNLKIFINKKGYTLAEVEDEAILLDIDTLEDYKKAENKSYGSTLVRG, from the coding sequence ATGGATATAGAAGGTATTGTTCTTGCAGCAGGTTTTTCAAAAAGAGCTGGAATTTTCAAAATGGAATTGATGATTGATAACAAGACAATGATTGAACACAGCATACAAGGAATGTATGATATCTGCTCAAGAATTATTGTGGTTGGTGGATACAAGATTGAGATAATAAAAGAAATTTTGAAAAAATATCCCAAAGTTGACATAATTTTTAATAGGAATTATAAAAAAGGTATGTTCAGTTCAGTAAAAACTGGCATCCAGCACATAAAATCAGACAAGTTTTTCTTGCTTCCAGGAGATGTCCCATTTGTTAAAGAAGCGGTATATAAAAAAATGCTGTCTATTCAAGGAGATATTGTTATCCCATCTTATAAAGGCAGAAAAGGCCATCCTGTCCTAATTAAATCATATTTGATTAATGAAATACTTGCTGAACCAAAAAACTCAAATCTGAAAATATTCATAAATAAAAAAGGATATACCTTAGCAGAAGTAGAAGACGAAGCGATCCTTCTGGATATAGATACTTTAGAAGATTATAAAAAAGCAGAAAACAAGAGTTATGGGTCCACCTTAGTTAGAGGTTAG
- the allB gene encoding allantoinase AllB, producing MIIKNGKVALLGEDKFLDVDIKVEQEKITEIGKNLSEDTKILDADGLLIFPGGIDPHVHFDEPGYTFNEDFYHGTCAAASGGITTVIDMPCTSIPPVTNINNLFTKLNIIKKKAIVDFGLYGGVSSRSFEEGYLQNMEELSRFVLGFKTYFISGMETFGQLNLSQFKKVLIKAKELNLPILLHAEDYNYVKKATEIAKKEGHLSIHYYASRPEKAEIIAVSTAIKIAKHFDANLHIVHIGTAKAAKIVSKSNATCETEPHYLEFDINDFEKIGSPLKTTPPVKSSPNKEKLWKYLSNGSINFVASDHAPCPEKAKKTGSIWTDYAGIPGCGTLFPYMFSEGFMKGRLSLIKFVEITSENAAKRYGIFNKKGSIEVGKDADFVLANPKKDWIVKGEEFYSKGKITPFEGMKFEGKIIKTILRGKVIYDYKKGIVAKKGYGKFLKPPTYTD from the coding sequence ATGATTATCAAAAACGGAAAAGTTGCTCTTTTGGGAGAAGATAAATTTTTAGATGTTGATATAAAAGTTGAACAAGAGAAAATTACTGAAATAGGAAAGAATTTATCAGAAGACACTAAAATTCTTGATGCAGACGGACTTCTTATTTTTCCAGGTGGGATTGACCCGCATGTCCACTTTGATGAGCCCGGATATACTTTTAATGAAGATTTTTATCATGGAACTTGTGCAGCTGCTTCTGGTGGAATTACTACAGTTATTGATATGCCGTGCACTTCCATTCCCCCAGTAACAAATATAAACAATCTCTTTACAAAACTAAATATTATAAAGAAAAAGGCAATAGTAGATTTCGGATTATATGGTGGTGTTTCTTCCAGGTCCTTTGAAGAAGGTTATTTACAAAATATGGAAGAACTGTCCAGATTTGTACTCGGTTTCAAAACATATTTCATTTCTGGTATGGAGACTTTCGGACAATTGAATCTTTCTCAATTTAAAAAAGTTTTAATAAAAGCAAAAGAACTGAATTTGCCAATTCTCCTCCATGCTGAGGACTATAATTATGTCAAAAAAGCAACCGAGATTGCTAAAAAAGAGGGGCACTTGTCAATACACTATTATGCTTCTCGTCCTGAAAAAGCAGAAATTATTGCAGTTTCAACAGCAATAAAAATTGCAAAACATTTTGATGCTAATTTACATATTGTTCATATAGGAACGGCAAAGGCCGCCAAAATTGTTAGTAAAAGTAATGCCACTTGCGAGACAGAACCACATTATCTTGAATTTGATATAAATGATTTTGAAAAAATTGGTTCGCCTTTAAAGACAACTCCTCCTGTGAAATCATCTCCAAATAAGGAAAAATTATGGAAATACTTATCAAATGGTTCTATCAATTTCGTTGCATCTGACCATGCCCCTTGTCCAGAAAAAGCAAAAAAGACCGGTTCTATTTGGACAGACTATGCTGGTATCCCCGGATGTGGAACATTATTTCCTTATATGTTTTCAGAAGGATTTATGAAAGGAAGACTTAGCTTAATCAAATTTGTAGAAATAACTTCAGAAAATGCTGCGAAAAGATATGGAATTTTCAATAAAAAAGGTTCAATAGAAGTCGGTAAAGATGCAGATTTTGTTTTAGCCAATCCTAAAAAAGATTGGATTGTGAAAGGAGAAGAATTTTATTCAAAAGGAAAAATCACTCCGTTTGAAGGGATGAAATTTGAGGGAAAAATAATCAAAACTATATTAAGAGGAAAGGTCATCTACGACTATAAAAAAGGAATAGTAGCTAAAAAAGGGTATGGAAAATTTCTAAAGCCACCGACATACACAGACTAA